One Rhodoferax sp. GW822-FHT02A01 genomic window, GGTCACGCTCAACGCTCCTGAGGCGCCCTTCCTGGCCAATCTTGCCATGCAGTTCGCCGGCGTGCAGTCCAAGGAATATGCCATTGCCATGCTCAAGGCTGGCACTCCCGAGAAGATCGACCAGGACCCACTGGGTACCGGCCCCTTCCAGCTGGTGCAATACCAGAAGGACGCCATCATCCGCTTCAAGGCGTTCCCCCAGTACTGGGCCGGCAAGGCCAAGATTGACGACCTGATTTTCGCCATCACACCAGACGCCTCGGTGCGCTGGGCCAAGCTGCAAAAGGGTGAATGCCATGTGCTGCCCTACCCCAACCCCGCCGACCTGGATGCCATGCGCAAAGACAGCAATGTCACCGTGCTGGAGCAACCCGGCCTGAACATCGGCTACCTGGCCTATAACACCACCAAGAAGCCTTTTGACGACGTGCGCGTGCGCAAGGCACTCAACATGGCCATGGACAAGAAGGCCATCGTGTCGGCCGTGTATCTGAGCACCGGTGTGGCCGCAACCAACCCGATTCCTCCTACCCAATGGTCGTACAACAAGGCGATCAAGGACGACGCCTACAACCCGGCTGAAGCCAAGAAGTTGCTGGCTGCTGCAGGCTACCCTGATGGCTTCACCACCGACCTGTGGGCCATGCCGGTACAACGCCCCTACAACCCCAATGCCAAGCGCATTGCCGAGCTGATGCAGGCTGACCTGGCCAAGATCGGCGTGAAGGCCGAAATCAAGAGCTTTGAATGGGGCGAATACCGCAAGCGCATGCAGAACGGTGAACACCAGATGGGCATGATGGGTTGGACCGGTGACAACGGAGACCCAGACAACTTCCTGAACACCTTGCTGGGCTGCGCCTCCGCCAAGAGCAATGGCTCCAATGTGGCCAAGTTCTGCTACAAGCCGTTTGACGATCTGG contains:
- a CDS encoding ABC transporter substrate-binding protein; translated protein: MKRTLAHFKMHKTAMLAAIALPALLAVGAASAKTLVYCSEGSPENFSPSINTTGTSFDVTEQIYDNLVNFERGGTKVIPGLAEKWSISKDGTEYIFNLRKGVKWQSNKNFTPTRDFNADDALFMFERQWKENDPYFKVTSSNHSYFGDMGMPSLLKSVDKIDEYTIKVTLNAPEAPFLANLAMQFAGVQSKEYAIAMLKAGTPEKIDQDPLGTGPFQLVQYQKDAIIRFKAFPQYWAGKAKIDDLIFAITPDASVRWAKLQKGECHVLPYPNPADLDAMRKDSNVTVLEQPGLNIGYLAYNTTKKPFDDVRVRKALNMAMDKKAIVSAVYLSTGVAATNPIPPTQWSYNKAIKDDAYNPAEAKKLLAAAGYPDGFTTDLWAMPVQRPYNPNAKRIAELMQADLAKIGVKAEIKSFEWGEYRKRMQNGEHQMGMMGWTGDNGDPDNFLNTLLGCASAKSNGSNVAKFCYKPFDDLVLKAKQVTNPAERTKLYEKAQVVFKEQAPWFTIAHAVQIAPVRKEVVDFKLSPFSKHTFYGVDIKK